DNA from Pirellulaceae bacterium:
TCCGGTTACGCGATAATGGCGACGCAGCGACTGTATGTTCGTTACTTGAGCCAATCGACCTTTTGACAGCACAGCCACTCGATCGGCAACCTCGTCCACTTCACTGAAAACGTGATTAGAGAAAACTACGCACCTGCCCGCCTGCCGAGCTTCGAGGACCAGCTTGATTACCTCGCCCCGCGCCGTAGGATCCAAATTGGCAGTGGGCTCGTCTAGAATAATCAACTGCGCATCGATGCCGAACACAACCGCCAGCGCCAGCTTTTGGCGCATCCCGGTACTCATCAACCCAACGCGCCGCGATAGGTCCAGGTCCAGTCGCTCGGCAACTTGTTGGCTTCGCTCAAGAGACGCGCGGGGATGTAGACCCGACCAAATCCGCAGCGCGTTTTTGCCGGAGAAAGCCGGGGGTAGTCGAGCATCGCCGGGCAAGTAAGCCAGCGCTTCGCGCACAGCGGTCGTGTTGGAACTAACGTCATGATTCAGCACAAACGCGCGGCCGGAGGTAGGCTTTTGCAGTCCAACCAACATCCGCAGGAGCGTTGTCTTACCAGCGCCATTGGGACCAAGCAGTCCCAGCACTTCGCCACCGCTGGCATCCAGCGTGCAATCACGTAAGCCAACAAGTTTGCCGTAGACTTTAGTGAGCTTCTCGGTGCGCAAGATCGTCATCAGCAGCAGATTTTCCGTTCTGGCAGTGTGCAAAGATGCTTAGTGTCAGAAGCGACCTTGTTCTTAACACATCCGGCTATGCAGGCATTTGCAATCCGAGGTTTGTATCCGCAGAGCGCGAACTCTGCCAGATAGCTCTGGATTTAACCTGGCCCGAGTACAAATTTTAGCCTTGTAAGCGCTTCAGGCTAGGCATGTTCAGACATTCGGATGCGGCATTTTCACCACGCCTGTGCCGCCTTGGAAACTCTAAGTGCTGGCTTACCAATCTAGCAATGGATTTCCCGCGACTTGGAGCGGCAAATCCACTGCGCCGCCTTGTCGATGAGATTCAAAAGCAGCCATGATCATTTGGATGGTATTGCGAGCTTCATACATGCTGCACTTGGGCTGGCGATCTTCTTGAATGGCCTGCACCAAATCTTCTATCACAACCGGATGCGCGCCGTCGTAGCCTGTACTTGTTAGTGTCTCAGGTTGGTCCAGACCACTCGAGCTGATTGTTCGCCAATGGGC
Protein-coding regions in this window:
- a CDS encoding ABC transporter ATP-binding protein, translating into MTILRTEKLTKVYGKLVGLRDCTLDASGGEVLGLLGPNGAGKTTLLRMLVGLQKPTSGRAFVLNHDVSSNTTAVREALAYLPGDARLPPAFSGKNALRIWSGLHPRASLERSQQVAERLDLDLSRRVGLMSTGMRQKLALAVVFGIDAQLIILDEPTANLDPTARGEVIKLVLEARQAGRCVVFSNHVFSEVDEVADRVAVLSKGRLAQVTNIQSLRRHYRVTGILPAVVHDIPADYEITWNSQTAGNCRFEVKTQGSLVALLNWLSHQQVDDLRVEPIGLRSVYELAAGEESV